A portion of the Neorhodopirellula lusitana genome contains these proteins:
- a CDS encoding glycosyltransferase codes for MHPPKSDTTDSAPSLSLILPAWNEAEVIATAIAEANAALQQVTGEYEIIVVDDGSTDATAAIVSSLAGQNEHVRLVQHSPNQGYGAAIRSGFAEAQNDLVVFTDADCQFDLTELDRFVLLAKRYEIVCGYRIDRKDNALRCLYSKVYNLLVRALLGTGVRDVDCALKMFHRDIAKQITIKHSGFLVNSEILIQARRLGCQTVEVGVSHRPRTLGESTVSVRHIPKVLVNLTRFWWNEVLFSNAKICNQSNSTGNSIVAGSCRSGMRMSLLQCGLLVVAALFLMTNLNYPLIDRDETRYAEIPREMIATGNWVLPTLNFHTYYDKPPLVYWLCALSYKCFGMSEAAARFVPSLAALSTILSTLFFGSRIFNRKIGLIAGTVLLLSVGFAFTSRYLLLDGVLSLFVSLALFTAYEAIRQPRLRLGWWIMSGICIGLAFLTKGPVALVLWLPPIAAMSWLSQGHAKVRWWHYGVVGSVATAIALPWFVAVHQQAPRFLVEFFYHHNVARFAGEFHHRPFWYFVPVLLIAGHPWSFLTIPYARFLFGRSEECRRQRPPVIGFLLLWSAWCFAFFSMSQCKLPTYLLPTAPALALMIGHYLNEVLNNSDNSERHFFARFWSARTATATTCLAGVGFAVFVIMTASQASLSVYAWAMLWTSLLVTSLLLVGNRYQAKMAWASTIGVSFLFAVMMMHQMIPAYSRSQTLFGETSPLADKLAIGDWKSIATIDHEFSEVPFYLNRPDIANFLDVHDAGLTHFVSQSGRCLLVVDNQITRQQLSEQMPIGTKMTSLTQRGPAQIYEVTAPPHHPQIATRGERSR; via the coding sequence ATGCACCCGCCTAAATCAGACACAACCGATTCCGCTCCTTCTCTCTCGTTGATCCTACCGGCGTGGAACGAGGCGGAGGTGATCGCCACCGCGATCGCCGAAGCGAACGCAGCACTTCAGCAGGTCACCGGCGAGTACGAAATCATCGTGGTCGACGATGGCAGCACGGATGCGACCGCCGCCATTGTGTCATCACTCGCCGGCCAGAACGAACATGTCCGTCTGGTGCAACACTCGCCGAACCAAGGCTACGGTGCGGCGATCCGATCGGGTTTTGCCGAAGCTCAAAATGACTTGGTTGTCTTCACCGACGCCGATTGCCAGTTTGACCTGACCGAACTGGACCGATTCGTATTGCTTGCCAAGCGTTACGAAATCGTTTGTGGGTACCGCATCGATCGAAAAGACAACGCACTACGATGCCTGTACTCCAAGGTCTACAACCTATTGGTCAGAGCATTGCTCGGCACCGGTGTTCGCGACGTCGACTGTGCTCTGAAGATGTTCCACCGAGACATCGCCAAGCAGATCACGATCAAACACAGCGGATTCCTAGTCAATTCCGAGATTCTGATCCAGGCAAGACGTCTGGGATGCCAAACCGTCGAAGTGGGCGTTTCCCATCGTCCTCGAACTCTTGGTGAAAGCACGGTCTCGGTCAGACACATTCCGAAGGTGCTGGTCAATCTGACGCGTTTTTGGTGGAACGAAGTCTTGTTTTCAAACGCGAAAATTTGCAACCAATCAAACTCGACTGGGAATTCAATCGTCGCTGGTTCTTGTCGTTCGGGAATGAGGATGAGTCTGCTGCAATGCGGTCTTCTTGTTGTCGCTGCCTTGTTCCTAATGACGAATCTTAACTACCCATTGATTGACCGCGACGAAACTCGCTACGCCGAGATTCCTCGCGAGATGATCGCCACGGGCAACTGGGTCCTGCCGACGCTGAACTTCCACACCTATTACGACAAGCCGCCATTGGTGTACTGGCTTTGTGCGTTGAGCTACAAGTGTTTTGGGATGAGCGAGGCAGCGGCCAGATTCGTTCCATCCTTGGCTGCACTGTCCACGATCCTTTCGACCCTATTTTTTGGATCGAGAATCTTCAATCGGAAGATCGGCCTGATCGCCGGAACAGTACTCCTGCTTTCGGTAGGGTTCGCGTTCACAAGTCGCTACCTACTACTTGATGGTGTGCTATCGCTGTTCGTTTCCCTGGCGCTGTTCACTGCTTATGAGGCAATCCGCCAACCGCGTTTACGACTGGGTTGGTGGATCATGTCCGGTATCTGCATCGGACTCGCATTCTTAACCAAAGGACCGGTTGCCCTGGTCTTGTGGTTGCCGCCAATCGCAGCGATGTCATGGCTATCGCAAGGCCATGCCAAAGTAAGGTGGTGGCACTACGGGGTGGTCGGATCGGTTGCAACAGCCATCGCCTTGCCATGGTTTGTCGCCGTCCATCAACAAGCCCCAAGGTTCTTGGTTGAGTTTTTCTACCATCACAACGTCGCTCGATTTGCCGGCGAGTTCCATCACCGACCGTTCTGGTATTTCGTCCCAGTCCTTTTGATCGCCGGTCATCCCTGGTCGTTTTTGACGATTCCATACGCACGTTTTCTATTCGGAAGAAGCGAAGAATGCCGCCGCCAGCGACCACCCGTGATCGGCTTCCTGTTGCTTTGGAGTGCATGGTGCTTTGCATTCTTTTCCATGTCCCAGTGCAAGCTACCCACGTACTTATTGCCAACCGCGCCCGCACTGGCACTGATGATCGGGCACTATTTGAACGAAGTCCTAAACAACTCCGATAACTCGGAACGACACTTCTTCGCCCGCTTTTGGTCAGCTCGTACCGCGACGGCAACCACCTGCCTCGCCGGAGTGGGCTTCGCCGTTTTCGTTATCATGACGGCCTCCCAAGCATCCCTTTCCGTCTATGCATGGGCGATGCTGTGGACGTCTCTCTTGGTCACATCGCTGTTGCTAGTAGGCAACCGATACCAAGCCAAAATGGCGTGGGCCAGCACGATCGGCGTCTCCTTCCTGTTCGCGGTCATGATGATGCATCAAATGATTCCGGCTTACAGTCGCTCACAAACACTGTTTGGGGAGACGTCTCCGCTAGCCGACAAACTCGCGATTGGAGATTGGAAATCGATTGCCACCATTGACCATGAATTTTCGGAGGTTCCGTTCTATCTGAACCGTCCGGACATCGCCAATTTCCTGGACGTCCACGATGCTGGACTCACCCATTTCGTTAGCCAGTCGGGGCGTTGCCTCTTGGTTGTCGACAATCAAATCACTCGGCAACAGCTTTCCGAACAGATGCCGATCGGCACCAAGATGACTTCGTTGACACAACGAGGACCGGCGCAAATCTACGAAGTCACCGCCCCGCCCCACCATCCCCAGATCGCGACTCGCGGGGAGCGGTCACGATGA
- a CDS encoding GNAT family N-acetyltransferase — protein sequence MSLPNNQDIYVWELPVAELAAVLNDFLGRLSPTRVSIVTDQLRAILRAEGQQELVVLAASAGAANLDAAVVLIATIAKPGDTATVLHMDWTRPASSGDAEIAQDRETAQGCALAIAQRLTPIFSAHDVRFIQWATDPEETTSHSVSSDADQSVFAWPRRTGFSPIGTLDYLAMDYPTAGNPTAETRVDLEGEATVVIEPLASDSPSVVADFEQVIQRTYQGSLDCPQLEEYRAPAEIIQSYRNVDSYAPDLWFWVRAAGNDDSSCGEVVGCMMLAKHCNSTTNDLVLELVYMGVLPEHRGRRYGQQIMQQIAQVCIKENASRLVLAVDQRNHPAHAAYRRSGMQSLFRETVWVHSNQPASLG from the coding sequence TTGAGTTTACCGAACAACCAGGACATTTATGTTTGGGAATTGCCGGTAGCGGAGCTCGCGGCCGTCCTCAATGATTTTCTGGGTCGACTCTCGCCGACGCGCGTCAGCATTGTGACTGACCAATTGAGGGCGATTCTTCGAGCTGAGGGACAACAGGAATTGGTCGTGCTCGCCGCTTCAGCTGGGGCGGCAAATTTGGACGCGGCGGTCGTGCTGATCGCCACGATCGCCAAGCCCGGTGACACGGCAACGGTTCTTCATATGGATTGGACCCGGCCAGCATCGTCAGGTGATGCGGAGATTGCCCAAGACCGGGAAACGGCCCAAGGCTGTGCGTTGGCCATTGCTCAGCGACTCACGCCTATTTTCTCTGCTCATGATGTGCGGTTCATTCAGTGGGCGACCGATCCAGAAGAAACCACGTCGCATTCAGTAAGCTCGGACGCGGACCAGTCCGTTTTCGCATGGCCCCGGCGGACAGGGTTCTCTCCTATCGGCACGCTCGATTACCTGGCCATGGACTACCCCACGGCGGGAAATCCTACAGCGGAGACGAGGGTCGATTTGGAGGGTGAAGCGACCGTTGTTATCGAGCCACTTGCATCGGACTCACCGTCGGTGGTCGCTGACTTTGAACAAGTGATCCAGCGAACTTATCAAGGTTCACTCGACTGCCCACAGTTGGAAGAATACCGAGCCCCAGCCGAAATCATTCAGTCCTACCGGAATGTCGATTCGTATGCCCCGGATTTATGGTTTTGGGTGCGAGCCGCTGGTAATGACGACTCGTCATGCGGTGAAGTGGTTGGTTGCATGATGTTGGCAAAGCATTGCAATTCCACAACGAACGACCTCGTACTCGAACTCGTCTACATGGGCGTTTTGCCTGAGCATCGTGGTCGTCGGTATGGCCAGCAAATCATGCAACAGATCGCACAGGTTTGTATCAAAGAAAACGCCAGTCGCCTCGTCTTGGCGGTTGACCAACGCAATCATCCGGCCCATGCCGCCTATCGACGGTCGGGGATGCAAAGTTTGTTTCGCGAAACCGTTTGGGTGCATTCGAATCAACCAGCCTCTTTGGGCTGA